Proteins from a single region of Deltaproteobacteria bacterium HGW-Deltaproteobacteria-4:
- a CDS encoding ABC transporter ATP-binding protein, with protein sequence MISANNVALAYGKRVIFKDVNIKFVPGNCYGLIGANGSGKSTFLKILAGEIEADKGTISVSPGERIAVLRQDQFAFDEETAFNTVIRGHERLFQVMSEREAIYAKADFTEADGLRSGELESEFAEMGGYEAESEAAVLLNGLGIPEEFRHKKMKELEAGDKVRVLLAQALFGNPEILLLDEPTNHLDLKSIAWLEDFLFRFNNTVIVVSHDRHFLNQVCTHVADIDFGKITVYVGNYDFWYQASQLALKQKQEENRKSTDKANELKEFIQRFSSNASKAKQATSRKKLLEKITIEDMPISSRKYPYVVFKPERPCGDIILEIDGLTKTIDGVKVLDNLTLFVNKGDKIAVIGANSQAKTTLFQILAGEMEPDSGTFRWGITITSAYFPKENSSYFTGEYTLIEWLLQFAEGEGESFARGFLGRMLFSGDDATKKVKVLSGGERVRCMLAKMMLTNPNFIILDEPTNHLDLESITALNNGLIAYSEAMFFASHDHQLVATVANRIIELFPNGFIDRSMSFDDYLENEEVARQRAILCPEQTAPNL encoded by the coding sequence ATGATCAGTGCCAACAATGTCGCCCTCGCCTATGGCAAGCGCGTCATCTTCAAAGACGTCAATATCAAGTTTGTCCCCGGCAACTGCTACGGCCTCATCGGCGCCAACGGTTCAGGGAAATCGACCTTCCTCAAGATTCTCGCCGGCGAGATCGAAGCGGACAAAGGGACGATCAGCGTCAGCCCCGGCGAGCGCATCGCCGTCCTCCGTCAGGACCAATTTGCCTTTGACGAAGAGACCGCCTTCAATACCGTGATTCGCGGCCACGAGCGCCTTTTCCAGGTGATGAGCGAGCGCGAGGCGATCTATGCCAAGGCCGACTTCACTGAGGCCGACGGCCTGCGCTCCGGCGAACTCGAGTCTGAATTCGCTGAGATGGGCGGCTACGAAGCCGAATCGGAAGCCGCGGTGCTACTCAACGGTCTTGGCATCCCTGAAGAGTTTCGCCACAAGAAGATGAAGGAACTCGAAGCCGGCGACAAGGTACGCGTCCTCTTGGCGCAGGCCCTCTTCGGCAACCCGGAGATCCTCCTTCTTGACGAACCGACCAACCATCTCGATCTCAAATCGATCGCCTGGCTCGAAGATTTCCTTTTCCGCTTTAACAATACCGTTATCGTCGTTTCCCATGACCGGCACTTTTTGAACCAGGTCTGTACCCACGTCGCCGATATCGACTTTGGCAAGATCACTGTCTATGTCGGCAACTACGATTTCTGGTATCAGGCGAGCCAGCTGGCCCTCAAGCAGAAGCAGGAAGAAAATCGCAAGTCAACGGACAAGGCGAACGAGCTCAAGGAATTTATCCAGCGCTTCTCCTCGAATGCGTCGAAAGCAAAACAGGCGACCTCCCGCAAGAAGCTGCTGGAGAAGATCACCATCGAGGATATGCCGATCTCTTCGCGCAAATATCCCTACGTCGTCTTCAAACCGGAGCGCCCCTGCGGCGACATCATCCTCGAAATCGACGGTCTGACCAAGACCATCGACGGGGTCAAGGTCCTCGACAACCTCACTCTCTTTGTCAACAAGGGGGACAAGATTGCGGTGATCGGTGCCAACAGCCAGGCCAAGACCACTCTCTTTCAAATCCTGGCCGGCGAGATGGAGCCAGATTCCGGTACCTTCCGTTGGGGGATCACCATTACCAGCGCCTACTTCCCGAAGGAGAACAGTTCCTACTTCACCGGGGAGTACACCCTGATCGAATGGCTGCTGCAGTTTGCCGAAGGGGAAGGCGAAAGCTTTGCCCGCGGCTTTTTAGGCCGCATGCTCTTCTCCGGCGATGACGCGACCAAAAAGGTCAAGGTCCTTTCCGGCGGCGAGCGGGTCCGCTGCATGCTGGCGAAGATGATGCTCACCAACCCCAACTTTATCATCCTCGACGAGCCGACCAACCATCTTGACCTCGAATCGATCACCGCCCTCAATAACGGCCTGATCGCTTATAGCGAAGCGATGTTCTTTGCGTCCCACGACCATCAGCTCGTCGCCACCGTCGCCAACCGCATCATCGAACTCTTCCCGAACGGCTTTATCGATCGTTCGATGAGCTTCGACGATTATCTCGAAAACGAAGAGGTCGCACGGCAACGGGCGATCCTCTGCCCGGAGCAGACGGCACCGAATCTCTAA
- a CDS encoding cyclopropane-fatty-acyl-phospholipid synthase yields the protein MNGRTSTDDRVYTIDRWLARKFLAAMGNPPLRLTLWDGTIITAGTTSPAVGMVLRERKVLWRLLSNPRLHFGDDYSAGRIEIEGGLVPCIKSVYRAMEQTPRFRRRSLPDAYRRNQPRLNSLNGSRDNIHHHYDIGNDFYKLWLDAEMLYTCAYFPAPSVSLEAAQLAKMELVCRKLRLQPGQRVVEAGCGWGGLARYMAKNYGVRVQAYNISAEQIAYARQRAGDEGLTGQIEYIEDDYRNISGHYDAFVAVGMLEHVGPDHYQELGQLINRSLTEDGLGLIHTIGQNRAAPLSPWFLQRIFPGSYPPTLREMMALFEPCDFSVLDVENLRLHYAKTCEHWLNRFEKNQERIREMFDEAFVRAWRLYLSGCIANFQLGDLQLYQVVFARPGNNRIPWTRSHLTVP from the coding sequence ATGAACGGGCGGACATCGACCGATGATCGGGTTTATACGATCGATCGCTGGTTGGCGCGCAAATTCCTCGCGGCCATGGGGAATCCTCCCCTGCGGCTGACCCTGTGGGACGGGACAATTATCACCGCAGGAACCACCTCTCCGGCAGTCGGGATGGTCCTGCGCGAGCGCAAGGTCCTCTGGAGACTGCTGAGCAATCCTCGCCTCCACTTCGGAGATGATTACAGCGCCGGCCGCATCGAGATCGAAGGGGGGCTGGTCCCCTGCATCAAGAGCGTTTATCGGGCGATGGAGCAGACACCGCGTTTCCGGCGGCGTTCTCTTCCGGACGCTTACCGTCGCAATCAACCGCGCCTCAACTCGCTAAACGGTTCCCGCGACAACATTCATCACCACTACGATATCGGTAACGATTTTTACAAACTCTGGCTCGATGCCGAGATGCTTTACACCTGCGCCTACTTTCCCGCCCCGTCCGTCTCCCTGGAAGCTGCCCAGCTGGCCAAAATGGAACTGGTCTGCCGCAAATTGCGCCTGCAGCCGGGACAAAGAGTGGTGGAAGCCGGCTGCGGCTGGGGCGGACTGGCACGCTACATGGCGAAAAACTACGGGGTCAGGGTGCAGGCTTACAACATCTCTGCCGAGCAAATTGCTTATGCCCGCCAGCGCGCCGGGGATGAAGGTCTGACCGGACAGATCGAGTATATCGAGGACGATTATCGCAATATTTCCGGTCACTACGATGCCTTTGTCGCGGTGGGGATGCTGGAGCACGTCGGGCCGGATCATTATCAAGAGCTCGGTCAGCTTATCAATCGATCCCTGACAGAGGACGGTCTCGGACTGATCCATACCATCGGCCAGAACCGGGCAGCGCCCCTCAGCCCCTGGTTTTTGCAGCGAATCTTCCCCGGCAGCTACCCTCCCACCCTGCGGGAGATGATGGCGCTCTTCGAACCCTGCGATTTTTCGGTCCTTGATGTCGAGAACCTGCGCCTGCACTATGCGAAAACCTGCGAGCACTGGTTGAACCGTTTCGAAAAGAATCAGGAGCGGATCCGGGAGATGTTCGATGAAGCTTTTGTCCGCGCCTGGCGCCTCTACCTCTCCGGTTGTATTGCCAACTTTCAGCTCGGGGATCTGCAACTCTATCAGGTTGTCTTTGCGCGCCCCGGCAACAACCGCATTCCCTGGACCCGCAGCCATCTGACGGTTCCCTGA
- a CDS encoding MarR family transcriptional regulator, whose product MDIKDQVLAVMSQAGEPLNAGKVAELGGLERKAVDKAMEQLKKEGKIVSPKRCFWSPA is encoded by the coding sequence ATGGATATCAAGGATCAGGTACTTGCAGTCATGAGTCAGGCCGGTGAGCCGCTCAACGCCGGCAAGGTCGCCGAGCTCGGCGGTCTGGAGCGCAAGGCGGTCGACAAGGCGATGGAGCAGCTCAAGAAAGAGGGGAAGATCGTCTCGCCCAAGCGTTGCTTCTGGAGCCCGGCCTGA
- a CDS encoding dihydrouridine synthase produces MLAPLQGVTNRALRACFIDCVRPDVVFTEFMQARNQGAKALSAADRREAGAMHGDVPLVAQLIGHRPEVLVLAAQTAQAAGARHLNFNLGCPFGRHTTGLSGGALLSRPELLPEILFALRAAIHGSFSIKLRAGYDDLEQIFSLLPLFEAAQVDFLILHPRTVVQKYGGSADHAVTARVVQSTVLPVIANGDIVSAAQGRQILAASNADGLMLGRGAIADPHLFSRLRGVAPEEPSEGELLREFADYLGDLLTRYESLFCGEQQILAKLKEVPAFVTDSRLLPLAQQLRRTRTLQDFRALLLPR; encoded by the coding sequence ATGCTCGCCCCGCTGCAGGGGGTGACTAACCGCGCCCTGCGCGCCTGCTTTATCGATTGCGTCCGCCCTGATGTCGTTTTTACCGAATTCATGCAGGCGCGCAATCAGGGAGCCAAAGCCCTTTCGGCTGCGGATCGCCGTGAGGCCGGCGCGATGCATGGCGATGTCCCTCTCGTTGCCCAGCTTATCGGTCACCGTCCCGAGGTTCTGGTATTGGCGGCACAGACGGCGCAGGCTGCCGGTGCTCGCCATCTCAACTTCAATCTCGGCTGCCCCTTTGGCCGTCATACCACCGGCCTCAGTGGCGGCGCCCTCCTCAGCCGCCCCGAACTCCTCCCCGAGATCCTCTTCGCCCTGCGCGCGGCGATTCACGGCAGCTTCTCGATCAAGCTGCGCGCCGGCTATGATGATCTCGAACAGATCTTTTCTCTCCTCCCCCTCTTCGAAGCCGCGCAGGTCGACTTCCTGATCCTCCACCCCCGCACCGTTGTGCAGAAGTATGGCGGGAGTGCCGACCACGCTGTCACCGCCAGGGTGGTGCAAAGCACCGTCCTGCCGGTCATCGCTAACGGCGATATTGTCTCGGCGGCGCAGGGGCGGCAGATTCTTGCCGCCAGCAATGCTGACGGTTTGATGCTCGGCCGCGGCGCCATCGCTGACCCCCATCTCTTTAGTCGTCTGCGAGGGGTGGCGCCGGAGGAACCGTCGGAGGGGGAATTACTCCGGGAGTTTGCCGACTACCTCGGCGATCTGCTGACGCGCTATGAGTCCCTCTTCTGCGGCGAGCAGCAGATCCTCGCCAAGCTCAAGGAGGTGCCGGCTTTTGTGACAGACTCACGCCTCCTTCCTCTGGCGCAGCAGCTGCGCCGTACCCGCACCCTGCAGGATTTCCGCGCACTTTTATTGCCCCGGTAA
- a CDS encoding LysR family transcriptional regulator, producing the protein MNLRQFELFIAIAESGSFSRGAEKSLLTQSTVSQHIASLESEVNIRLFDRTGRGAELTAAGHLFFEHARSVLAELATLRSCMANFSGLKEAALCVGASNIPGTYLIPRLLPELARRHPGIRLTLLGGDSRAILDRLISGEVELAVIGSHPDLPDCDFTPLDPDLLVLVVGPLHRWREEVSISPQQLFEEALLLRENGSGSDLALCSALTGIGLNPAGLRVAARLGSNEAIKESIADGFGAAFLSESSVKREVARGELTIIPVTGLQVRRHFWLVTRRSRTLSPAAAAFAAVLQASKSEENQKCF; encoded by the coding sequence ATGAATTTGCGACAGTTCGAACTCTTCATTGCCATTGCCGAAAGTGGCAGTTTTTCGCGGGGAGCGGAAAAGTCCCTCCTCACGCAATCGACGGTCAGCCAGCACATCGCCAGCCTGGAGAGCGAAGTCAACATCCGCCTTTTCGACCGCACCGGCCGCGGGGCGGAGTTGACCGCCGCCGGGCACCTTTTTTTCGAACACGCCCGGAGCGTCCTCGCCGAACTCGCCACCCTGCGTTCGTGTATGGCTAATTTCAGCGGCCTGAAGGAAGCCGCTCTTTGCGTCGGCGCCAGTAACATCCCCGGCACCTATCTGATCCCGCGCCTCCTCCCCGAACTTGCCCGCCGTCACCCCGGTATCAGGCTCACGCTTCTCGGTGGTGACAGCCGTGCCATCCTCGACCGCCTGATCAGCGGCGAGGTCGAACTGGCGGTCATCGGCAGTCACCCGGATCTCCCCGATTGTGACTTCACCCCCCTCGATCCGGACCTCCTTGTCCTCGTCGTTGGGCCGCTCCATCGCTGGCGGGAAGAGGTGTCGATCAGCCCGCAACAACTTTTTGAGGAAGCACTGCTTTTGCGGGAAAATGGCTCCGGCAGCGACCTGGCGCTTTGCTCCGCCCTGACCGGAATCGGTCTCAATCCGGCCGGGCTCCGGGTGGCGGCGCGACTCGGCAGCAACGAAGCGATCAAGGAGAGTATTGCCGATGGCTTTGGCGCGGCGTTCCTCTCGGAGAGCTCAGTGAAACGAGAAGTGGCGCGCGGCGAATTGACGATCATCCCCGTTACCGGCTTACAGGTGCGCCGCCACTTTTGGCTGGTGACGCGCCGCAGTCGTACCCTTTCCCCGGCGGCAGCGGCCTTTGCGGCGGTGTTGCAGGCAAGCAAAAGTGAAGAAAATCAGAAATGTTTTTGA
- a CDS encoding RNA-binding protein, which yields MEEFALAGHEFIELHKLLKVTSVALSGGEAKVMVAEGLVTVDGVVELRKRCKIHSGQTVECNGTTITVVA from the coding sequence ATGGAAGAATTTGCTCTCGCCGGCCACGAATTTATCGAGCTGCACAAACTGTTGAAGGTCACTTCCGTCGCCTTGAGTGGCGGCGAGGCCAAAGTGATGGTCGCCGAGGGACTGGTGACGGTCGATGGCGTCGTGGAATTGCGCAAGCGTTGTAAAATCCATTCGGGGCAGACCGTCGAATGCAACGGCACGACGATCACAGTGGTGGCTTAA
- a CDS encoding haloacid dehalogenase, with translation MHQVPIEEFVRRLHSHAEQGLSRSEAAARLGRDGPNSLTQRPQTPEFIKFLRQLTNLFALLLWSGAVLSLISEYVAPGQGSLAIAIALIGVVLLNGIFSYWQEHKAETIMASFRGMLPHRAKVVRDGQQLDIPASEVVRGDLLLLDEGDQVPADARLLRVAGLKVDNSSLTGESEPQLRTVNPTDRNLLESRNVVFSGTVVMAGSGTGIVFATAMKSQIGRTAELTETLAVREVPIHREIRRFTHIVTSIAVSMGILVFALSLLWVDTPFWTKLVFAIGIIVANVPEGMLTTVTLCLSIAARRMAGKKALIRNLQSVETLGCTTVICTDKTGTLTANRMTLQRLFLNECIHSEADTAFAKEELEGFLRVAILCNNARITADGTFTGDPTETALLDFARRFHDLVALRAAAPRLFEEPFSAATKEMVTINQVGESTIACLKGAPDVAIARCDSILINGARQPFTTDHRQAYLRAYEELARRGERVLLFAWREVEALDEWSAEALPAGGYTFIGLAGLFDPPRPEVPAAVAALRSAGVRVIMVTGDYQTTAAAIGRQVGIVTSDKPTMITGEVLRTMREAHLDWELEQPEVIFARTSPEQKLRIVQALQRRGEVVAVTGDGVNDAPALKQADIGVAMGLSGTDVAREAADMILLDDNFATLLPAVREGRTIFANLRKATSYILTSNVPEITPFLAFLLLGIPLPLTVILILAIDLGTDMLPAIALGSEPAESDIMKLPPRSRSEHLVGPKLMFLAYGLFGIIESAAGFYAYFTVLYSGGWEWGKSLTGSDPLYLKAVTAFFVAIILCQVANGLISKTSRQSLCQQGLFSNRWLLLGIAVELLLAAAVVYVPMLHPWFGTTALTLGEFLLAWPFAVGLLLLDEGRRWGVRRRRELEIGS, from the coding sequence ATGCATCAGGTCCCCATCGAAGAGTTCGTCCGTCGCCTGCACAGTCATGCCGAGCAAGGTCTGAGTCGTTCCGAAGCCGCTGCACGACTGGGGCGCGACGGACCGAACAGCCTGACCCAGCGCCCGCAGACGCCGGAATTCATCAAATTCCTCCGCCAGCTCACCAACCTCTTTGCCCTCCTCCTGTGGAGTGGCGCCGTTCTCTCGCTGATCTCAGAATACGTCGCGCCCGGCCAGGGGAGTCTGGCTATCGCCATTGCCCTGATCGGTGTCGTCCTCCTCAACGGCATCTTCAGCTACTGGCAGGAGCACAAAGCCGAAACGATCATGGCGAGCTTTCGCGGCATGCTGCCGCATCGCGCCAAGGTGGTGCGTGACGGTCAGCAGCTCGACATCCCCGCCAGCGAAGTGGTGCGCGGCGACCTCCTCCTTTTGGACGAAGGGGATCAGGTTCCCGCCGATGCCCGCCTCCTCCGGGTTGCAGGTCTCAAGGTCGACAACTCCTCCCTGACCGGTGAGTCGGAACCGCAGCTGCGCACCGTCAACCCCACTGACCGTAACCTCCTGGAGAGTCGTAACGTCGTCTTCTCCGGGACGGTGGTTATGGCCGGCAGCGGCACGGGGATCGTATTTGCCACGGCGATGAAGAGCCAGATCGGCCGCACCGCCGAGCTTACCGAGACCCTGGCAGTTCGCGAAGTACCGATTCATCGCGAGATCCGCCGGTTTACCCATATCGTCACGAGTATCGCCGTAAGTATGGGGATCCTCGTCTTCGCCCTCAGCCTGCTCTGGGTCGATACCCCCTTCTGGACAAAACTGGTCTTCGCGATCGGCATCATCGTCGCCAATGTTCCGGAGGGGATGTTGACGACGGTGACCCTCTGCCTCTCCATCGCTGCCCGGCGGATGGCCGGGAAGAAGGCTCTGATTCGCAACCTGCAATCGGTGGAGACCCTCGGCTGTACCACGGTGATCTGCACCGACAAGACCGGCACCCTCACCGCCAATCGCATGACCCTGCAACGCCTCTTTCTCAATGAATGCATCCACAGCGAAGCCGATACCGCTTTTGCGAAGGAGGAGCTGGAAGGATTTTTGCGCGTTGCCATCCTCTGCAACAATGCGCGGATTACAGCGGATGGGACTTTTACTGGTGATCCGACCGAGACAGCGCTGCTCGATTTTGCCCGTCGTTTTCATGATCTTGTCGCCCTGCGCGCTGCCGCTCCCCGCCTCTTTGAAGAACCCTTCTCCGCCGCCACCAAGGAGATGGTGACGATCAATCAAGTCGGGGAGAGTACAATCGCCTGCCTCAAGGGGGCGCCGGACGTGGCGATTGCCCGTTGCGACAGCATCCTCATCAATGGCGCCCGGCAACCTTTCACGACCGACCACCGCCAGGCCTATCTGCGCGCCTATGAAGAGCTGGCACGGCGTGGCGAGCGCGTCCTCCTCTTTGCCTGGCGAGAGGTGGAGGCGCTGGACGAGTGGAGTGCCGAAGCGCTGCCGGCGGGGGGTTATACCTTCATCGGTCTCGCCGGTCTCTTCGATCCGCCCCGCCCCGAAGTGCCGGCGGCAGTGGCGGCGCTGCGCAGCGCCGGGGTGCGGGTGATCATGGTCACCGGTGACTATCAGACGACGGCGGCGGCTATTGGCCGCCAGGTCGGCATTGTCACCAGCGACAAACCGACCATGATCACCGGTGAAGTATTGCGTACCATGCGGGAAGCCCACCTCGACTGGGAACTGGAACAACCGGAAGTGATCTTTGCCCGCACCTCGCCGGAGCAGAAACTGCGCATCGTCCAGGCACTGCAACGCCGCGGTGAAGTGGTGGCAGTCACCGGCGACGGGGTCAACGATGCGCCGGCCCTCAAACAGGCCGATATCGGCGTCGCCATGGGACTTTCCGGTACCGACGTTGCCCGGGAAGCGGCGGACATGATCCTCCTCGACGACAACTTCGCCACCTTGTTACCGGCGGTGCGGGAAGGGCGAACGATCTTTGCCAATCTGCGCAAGGCAACCTCCTATATCCTCACCAGTAACGTGCCGGAGATCACCCCCTTTCTCGCCTTTCTCCTCCTCGGCATCCCGCTGCCGCTCACCGTCATCCTGATTCTCGCCATCGACCTCGGCACCGACATGCTCCCGGCCATCGCTCTCGGTTCGGAGCCGGCAGAGTCGGATATCATGAAGCTGCCGCCGCGCAGCCGCAGCGAGCATCTGGTCGGCCCGAAGTTGATGTTCCTTGCCTACGGCCTCTTCGGGATTATCGAGTCGGCGGCCGGTTTCTATGCTTATTTTACCGTCCTCTACTCAGGGGGCTGGGAGTGGGGGAAAAGTCTGACCGGGAGTGACCCCCTCTACCTCAAGGCGGTCACCGCCTTCTTCGTGGCGATCATCCTTTGCCAAGTGGCAAATGGTTTGATCAGCAAGACCAGCCGCCAATCCCTTTGCCAGCAGGGACTTTTTTCCAATCGCTGGCTGCTCCTCGGCATCGCTGTCGAACTCCTCCTCGCTGCGGCCGTTGTGTATGTGCCGATGCTCCATCCCTGGTTCGGCACGACGGCGCTGACTCTTGGTGAATTCCTCCTTGCCTGGCCCTTTGCTGTGGGTCTGCTGCTACTCGATGAAGGACGGCGTTGGGGGGTGCGGCGGAGAAGGGAATTGGAGATAGGGAGTTAA